The sequence GGAGCTATCTTTATGCCAAACATTAACCAACCTACTATTGTTGAAAGCATGCCAAGGGTTACTGCCATTACAGATGCGCCTGGAACAATATAGAAGGGAAGTCCAAGAACTATTGAGAGGAATGGAACATAAAGAAATCCTCCTCCTACACCAGCAACAGCAGATATAAATCCTACCACTACGCCAAACAAAAAAGGTCCGAAGTTTTTTACTTTGAAGTGTTCTCCAAAGAAGTCAAATTCTACTGCTGCTAATCCAAGCTTTAGGTTTTCAATACCTTTTAATTCACTAAGACGTCCTTCAGCTTTTAACTTCTTTACTTCCTCCTGGAATCTTTTTGCGGCATCTTTACCTTTGCTCTTTGTCTTTGCTGCAAAGGGGGTTACCTGATAAAACATAAATATAGACACAAGAAGCGTAAGACAACCAAATATGCCTATAACGCTTGACATGTTTAGCTTTCCACCTGTAAGCCATACCCCCGCTTGAGCTCCTAATACGCTGCCAATACCCATAGCAAGACCAGCAGTCCAGATCAGTCTCTTGTTCAAAAACCACTGTATGGTACCCATAGTAGTGTTTACGCTTGTAATAAGTGAGTTAGATAACCTTATATTATCTGACAAATACTTACCTGAATCTATTTCTTTACCACCAACTGAAGCCTTTATGCCTTTTAAAGAACTAGCCTTTGCACCAAGACCCAATACAGAAATATGGCCAAAACCTGCCATAATACCCCCAAAAGCACCTACAGTTGCCATAATCCAACCGTTCCAAATTGACCAAAGAAAATATACTACTGCATCAATCTGAACCTTTTGATCACCAATTTGAAGCCAATCTACTGGAAAGATCATATTGCCTCCTTTCTAAGATATTATAAATTTTGATAAAGAACTAATTAGCAACTTCTCCCTTTCTAAATACTATTAATGGACAATTTTTACAAACATCTGAACCAGGAAATTCATCTCCAGGTCTTACTATAGATACGCTCCCATACTTTTCAATTCTCTCATTGAACCAGGAAACCAAATCTTTTATATCTTCGCCAGGAATTACTACGTTAGTCTCGCCTCTCTCAGTCTTACCAGCGTTATAACTACCACTGCAAGCGGGATGTGTTGAAGCAAGTTTCGTATTATAAACATAAACATTACCAGCACAAGCTGCAGAGTTCATCGTAACATTCGGTTTCATTGGATGAATATCTCTTAGTGCCATCCAACCCACGCTAAGTTGATAAGCTTGCATATTATCACAATAGAAATGAACGACATCTGGGTCAAAATAGGTTTTTCCAAGAGGAGAAACTACAATCGCCTTTAATTTTCCTTCTTCTAATCGTGGCTTAGAAAGAAGAAATTTTTCAGCCTGTTTCATATCTCTTACATACTTTAAATGACTCTTTACCTCTGC comes from Thermodesulfobium acidiphilum and encodes:
- a CDS encoding DUF169 domain-containing protein, producing MKNYSEIQDFLMKEFRFMHFPVAVKFIFKDEELQDFKKNVKDYYVPNKPLTFCQAEIGPRMKGITVLQEKEALGCSNAAYVFGWKGFDEAEVKSHLKYVRDMKQAEKFLLSKPRLEEGKLKAIVVSPLGKTYFDPDVVHFYCDNMQAYQLSVGWMALRDIHPMKPNVTMNSAACAGNVYVYNTKLASTHPACSGSYNAGKTERGETNVVIPGEDIKDLVSWFNERIEKYGSVSIVRPGDEFPGSDVCKNCPLIVFRKGEVAN
- a CDS encoding sulfite exporter TauE/SafE family protein; its protein translation is MIFPVDWLQIGDQKVQIDAVVYFLWSIWNGWIMATVGAFGGIMAGFGHISVLGLGAKASSLKGIKASVGGKEIDSGKYLSDNIRLSNSLITSVNTTMGTIQWFLNKRLIWTAGLAMGIGSVLGAQAGVWLTGGKLNMSSVIGIFGCLTLLVSIFMFYQVTPFAAKTKSKGKDAAKRFQEEVKKLKAEGRLSELKGIENLKLGLAAVEFDFFGEHFKVKNFGPFLFGVVVGFISAVAGVGGGFLYVPFLSIVLGLPFYIVPGASVMAVTLGMLSTIVGWLMFGIKIAPPILIGMAGILIGAYIGPKTQKYLPMNFLYILFGVLAVYVGFGYILKGFFAINLPGV